The Ascaphus truei isolate aAscTru1 chromosome 3, aAscTru1.hap1, whole genome shotgun sequence genome includes a region encoding these proteins:
- the LOC142490714 gene encoding uncharacterized protein LOC142490714: MLLLYIVAPGGNVSPEMEQVSSPGSASSTLLEEHHGDEDDEYDEDDATEETEIQSCDHEEVPIETVVPPNRPSTSTYDAIVASEGKIVDAENRRHSDMMTVLERMIGLQEETVSQLAHLHRVFIEVPKQLQKINTSFEALVVQQTQANYWRMTNVPQFNTSQPGSVHAGQFSPHSSDIHSPGPNVTGQVAEIAVQVPDDILPLPSVQNQQLTPTKEPTKTKYKQLLLTSFWSKTTKDTHETDQPSLVQCLPTCSHVSLGTSPVREQSLPKSPVGESLPKSPVGESLPKSPVAL; the protein is encoded by the exons atgttattgttatatatagttgcccctggaggaaatgtgtcacctgagatggaacaagtgtcttcacctgggtcagccagctcaacactactagaag aacatcatggtgatgaggatgatgagtatgatgaggatgacgccacagaagagactgaaatacaatcatgtgaccatgaagaggtgccaatagaaactgttgtaccgccaaatcgtccatcaacttccacatacgatgcaattgtagcttcagagggaaaaatagtggacgcagaaaatcgtcgccattcagacatgatgacagtgctggaaaggatgattggactgcaggaagaaacagtatcacaattggcacatctccacagagtcttcattgaagtgcctaaacagttgcaaaaaatcaacacctcattcgaagcattagttgttcagcaaacacaagctaattactggagaatgactaatgtaccacaattcaacacctcccagccaggatctgttcatgcaggtcagttttcaccacattcatctgatattcattcaccaggcccaaatgttaccggtcaagtagcagagattgctgtgcaggttcctgacgacatactaccactgccatctgtacaaaatcagcagctgacacctacaaaggagcccacaaaaacaaaatacaagcagttactactgaccagtttttggtcaaaaacaacaaaagacacacatgaaacagaccaaccatcacttgtgcagtgtctaccaacttgctcacatgtgtcactgggcacaagccctgtccgtgaacagtcactacccaaaagccctgtaggtgaatcgctgcccaaaagccctgtaggtgagtcgctgcccaaaagccctgtag ccctgtag